One Drosophila subpulchrella strain 33 F10 #4 breed RU33 chromosome 2R, RU_Dsub_v1.1 Primary Assembly, whole genome shotgun sequence genomic window, GCAGCAGCGGAGCGTCTCGCCACCATCATCACCACCAGCACAAATTGGCCAGCCCCTTCGGGGCTCCCATGCTCAACTACTCCATGATGGACTTTTTCATGCCCACCAGCGGCTTCACCTCGTTCTCCTCGATGACCAGCGGCAATGGCAGCAGCGGTGTCACCCACATCTCCAGTGGCCCAAGCGCCGGTGTGAAGCGCACCTCCACCTCGACGGTGTTTTTGAATGGCAAGAAACTGATGACCAAGCGGTAGGAAAATGTGATTAATCCATGCATTCATTCATTCCATTAAACAATATCCATCTTTAACCATTTCAGGGTGGTCGAAAATGGCAAGGAAACGGTCTTTTCATATGAAAATGATGTCCTTAAATCAAAGACTGTGAATGGAGTTTCCCAAAAGCTCTCTTCAATagctaattaataaaatccccacgtataaatatatatatatatatcaatatCAGCATCTGCACCGGCGTTTGCCGCCACAACCAATAACAGCaaacaaaaatcaacaaagaAAAAGTCATAAATGTAAAGCAGAACATTAACACACCGCAAGAagaagaactcggatttcttGAATGCTTCGATATATATGATACGTTTAACCATTTTGTTCTACATTAGAattaaattacttttaatgGAAGGAACGAACAGCAGCATAAATGGATCAGCAGCCAGCGGAGGACCAAGCCAGAGCTCACCAATCAGCAGAAATAGCAAAAGCAGAGCATTAACATCCACATCGAGGAACAAGGGGATAAAGAAATATGAACTATCAAAATTCCTTGTGCTAGCGAATTGTCGAAATTTATAGTTTGCACCGGTGGAATAAAGCCAAAACCATCGGCAGCAGGAtcaactaaaactaaaactgaaAATGCTAAGCGCTTAAGCAATTTAGCCACTAAGTTCTAGGGCGGGCCAGACTTATAGAGCTGTTCGGAGCGAGTGTGTTTCGGGTGTATATCTTTGGGGGTATAATTATGTATTTTTCGTGTATGTATCGTTAGTCACTTAAGTTGCCACAATACTTACTAGGAAATTGAAAACTCAAAAGAGGAATATAAACAGATAAACGAAATTGATATGATTTAAATGGCTTTCGAGTTAATTTTTCTGTACATTGTAAAGGATATGAAATGAACGACTTGAAGCATATAAAATCCTTAAGGATCACattaaatgtttataaatatttcataacctaaactttttattaattttaatgccgTATCCTAGCGTATAGTCGTTTTTTAAATGCTTAAGACTATTCTCACATAACCTGCAAAACGAATTCGAggataaaacaaacaaaattaatcgTAACATAATCGCccataatttaataattttgttttagtAGAGCCTccataatgaaaataaaagaaacaaaaaaaaaacatgaaaatttaaatataaaaagaagCGAAATAATTAATTCAAGCGTTTCTATCGTGCTAGATGGGTATCATTTTTGTTTGGGGAACCTAGAATACATACTAAGGATattagttttaaatgtatgtagtttaaatctatttaaatctgaaatcccaattctctatctttcatatttacgattttttgaagtttgtgggcgttaaagtgagcgtggcacactgacgaaacaaacctgagctgcgcaggaatctcaggaatctgcatgcctgcATACTGGaatagtattgtagctcttatagtttcccagatcacagcgttcatacggacagacgaacatggctagatcgactcggctagtgttcctgatctagaatatatatacatactttataaCGTCGAAAACACTTCCCTTTACCTGTTCATACTTTTCTAGTATATCCATTAAAAGCGAAAAAATCgaatttttgtcaaaaattcAACATCTTATATTCAGTCAAAAAATTAGGAATGCAAACTAAACTGActattttttgcaaaaaaaaaaacatgaacATATTTTATGCCTACAACTAGGTACTTCAGGAATTTAAAATGGATGAATTTTCCTGACGAAATTGATCTACACATGCGAGTTTAACGGCTAATTTCTTGAAGATTGACACCAGGCCAACATAATTCAGCAGGTGGCTGCTGGGCGCTAACAGTTTCTTATTGGAAGACAACCGTTAGTTTAGGTTAAGCAGACTAGAGATGGGCAATCGCCTGATCGGCAACAAAGCCCCCGAATATTTTGAAGTGGCACACCTCTAGATAGGCCCTAAAAACTAATCGTTGACCACCTACGAATTTTCCTGCTCGCCTGGTGTTTGAAGTTGAAAAATCGctagtttactttaataaattaaaaggaTTCGTAACATATTTTCTGTCAAAATGCTGGATTTATGGCTCTCAGACACCAGGCAAACAGAAAACTTAGCAAGTGACAGCTGGTAGCTAAAGGTGAACTTAAATAACTGTTCATTTTCAAAATGGCGTCCCTTTCCATATATCCCCTTCCCCTACTGACCAATAGGAATCTATCACCATGGGAAATAACCGTTACTTGAGGACAAAGCGCAGACTAGAGATGCGCAACTATGGCCGTTTCACGAGTTTGTCACGATATGCacgaaataaatgtaaaatcCTATGCATTTGCATAGGCCGTGTCAAAAGGAAGCAATTACGAGGTCATCTCCAATTAGCTTCTATTAAACAAATCAGGTGATCGTTTCTCCACCTGCTAAACGTTTATGTTCGCCTGGTGTCTGAATTTAAGAAATCTAGCAATTTGACAATTTTCTCAACGAGCAAATAAAGTCTTTTGGATTTATAATTTCTATAgactttttaatttgattgtAGGGGACTTTGATTAAATTTGTCGGGCAATTTTCGATATCAATTACCAGACGAACAGAAAGCGACCTTTGGCcaagtgatcctgatcaagaatatatataatttttggggtcgcttccttctacctgttacatactttccgacggattaagtatacccttttactctacgagtcaCGGTTATAAATAGGTTTGAATCACTGGATTGAAGTTTATTCAGGTTTTTATGAATCAGCTCTATGAGTCATAAGATCTAAAATTATCAGGATGTTTTGTTATATTATGTGTGATTAATAGTCGTGCATAagtgtaatttttttaatggaaTTAGTTTACAATAAATTCCCAGAAAGATCaagaaaatttttatttgaacGCCCGCCAACTCAAATTCTAATCAACGGTTGGCAATGCCGTGCATCTGGTCACACTTTGCCTCCCTCAAAAAGATGGTATTTCTTCACATTCCTCCCGCGATCACCTTTCGTGTAAATTATTAACAAAAAGGAGCAAGATCGGAGCAAATGGCCCAATAATGAGTGATCACATGAAGTGGTTCCACTGCAACCTGTCCCGCGAGGCAGCCGACGAACTTCTCAAGCAAGGTGAGTCCGGAAGAGGGACCCCCATTTCCCTGGACCCACAGATGAGCCTCGCGATGTGGGCGTGGTGGAGCCGAGACTAATGAAGGCTAATGGAAATCGCAATCAACAGGTTACGAGGATGGGACATTTCTGGTGCGGGAGAGCAGCACGGCTTCCGGGGACTTTGTGCTGAGCCTGCTGTGCCAGCAGGAGGTGTGTCACTACCAAGTGCGGCGACATGGCGGCGAGGATGCCTTCTTCTCCATCGACGACAAGGTGCAGACAAAGATCCTGCATGGCCTGGACACCCTGGTGGACTACTACCAGCAGGCAGCCAATGGGCTGCCCACCAAGCTGACGGTGCCCTTGATCCGGGATCCGCCACCGCACAACACCCGCAGCCATGGGGTGACCAATCTGCTGCATCGCGCCACCAGCAAGAACGAGAGCAAGGTGGTCTTCGAGCTGCTCAAGTGCGGCTACCGGAACTTCGATGCCAAGAACCAGGATGGCCAGACGGCACTGCATCTGGCGGCCCTGCACTCGGACGAGGTTATTCTGAAGGAACTGTTGAATGCAAAGGTCCAGGTCAACAGCTCCGACTCCTTTGGCTGCCAGCCATTGCACGTAAGACTCCCCTAATCATATTTCCGTGAAGCTCTCCTAATAATTTCATTCAATTTAATCCCTAGTATGCCGCTCGCTCCAAGCCGGCCAGTTTTATTCGCACCCTAATCGCGGCACAGGCAAATGTCCAGGGCAGAAACATAGAGAACGGCTATGTGCCGCTGCACGAGGCCGCCAAGCACGGCAATCTCGAGGCTGTGCAGGAATTGCTTTTGGCTGAAGCTCCACCGCTGCCCAGGACCAGTTCGGGTGAATTTCCATTTGATCTGGCTAAGGAAGCGGGCCAGACGGCCGTGGAAGAATTTCTGCTCAACTACAAGCTGCCACCAGCAAATACCACACGTGAGCAGTGGTACCATGGCACCCTGACCCGGGACGAGGCTGTGGCCATACTCCAAAAGCATGCCAGGGAGTTACTTGCGAAAGAACCGGGCATAGACACTTCCGGCTGCTTTCTGGTGCGCTACTCCGAGTCGCCGGCGGCCTCTGGATTAGTTCTGACCTTGCTCAGCGATCAGGTAGTCAAGAATTTCCGTATTTCGCAAGCTGATCTCTACCAGAATGGTGTCAAGTTGCAGTCCGGCGGGGTAAGTGTGTCCCAAAATTGTAACGAATTGCCTTTTTAAAGAAGTCTTTGCTTGCAGTCCAAGTTTCTGTACATTGATGACGGCCCATACTGGCCCAGTTTGGAACATCTGATAGCCCACTTCATGCGCTTCTCGTACGGCTTGCCAGTGAGCCTTAAGTTTCCGGTGCCGCCACAGCCCAAGCCGGAGTTGCCCTCGTTCGCCACTATACCTCGATCCATGGTGAAGCCAAAGGCCACTTCGCCAGCAACGCCGCCCACTCCAGTGTCCCCACATTCGCTTCATCAACACCCACATGTGCCCGCCCTGACCATTGCGAAGAAAAAACAGAAGGAGAACAGCAGCTCCATGTTCAATACTCTGCGTCTGACGAGTCCGAAGAAGGCTTTGTTCGACATGAACAGCCTGCGCAAGAGCAAGTCCAAAGGCAAACGCAGCGAGTCCGAG contains:
- the LOC119549261 gene encoding tyrosine-protein kinase Shark, whose product is MSDHMKWFHCNLSREAADELLKQGYEDGTFLVRESSTASGDFVLSLLCQQEVCHYQVRRHGGEDAFFSIDDKVQTKILHGLDTLVDYYQQAANGLPTKLTVPLIRDPPPHNTRSHGVTNLLHRATSKNESKVVFELLKCGYRNFDAKNQDGQTALHLAALHSDEVILKELLNAKVQVNSSDSFGCQPLHYAARSKPASFIRTLIAAQANVQGRNIENGYVPLHEAAKHGNLEAVQELLLAEAPPLPRTSSGEFPFDLAKEAGQTAVEEFLLNYKLPPANTTREQWYHGTLTRDEAVAILQKHARELLAKEPGIDTSGCFLVRYSESPAASGLVLTLLSDQVVKNFRISQADLYQNGVKLQSGGSKFLYIDDGPYWPSLEHLIAHFMRFSYGLPVSLKFPVPPQPKPELPSFATIPRSMVKPKATSPATPPTPVSPHSLHQHPHVPALTIAKKKQKENSSSMFNTLRLTSPKKALFDMNSLRKSKSKGKRSESESSVSGSMARTEQELQAAAPMLKSLSFSTEFSTFNADGGAVAAGGSEVYNVPKNNTPIEIDLPPIAPKTEAEVEYFTKSDVVIERERAGQLMTNGYQPTMDVLTLLDQQIKAPAAARLNSVVSTASTESEMASYLHRKCSGTPTTPNSTAVEAAKLRFFIEPGNLVLDSEIGHGEFGSVHSGWLVRESAGGEEYRMEVAIKMLSDEHSNKQEFLREASVMMRLEHKCIVRLIGISKGEMLMMVQELAPLGSMLQYLLDHGAEISANSELKVWASQIACGMHYLESQHFVHRDLAARNILLTARHQAKISDFGMSRSLRPGSTEYQFTQGGRWPIRWYAPESFNLGIFSHASDVWSFGVTIWEMFSLGAPPYGEISNVDAIKLVDSGARLPQPDLCPAYIYAVMQSCWKERPKDRPTFVYLTEFFARDPDYQNLPELVQTVHI